The Oncorhynchus nerka isolate Pitt River linkage group LG15, Oner_Uvic_2.0, whole genome shotgun sequence genome contains the following window.
aattacagttacgtgattaatcagttgatcgcgtaatactaattacagagaatctttgataaaaagctatgtcttcaatttaatgatagtaaagacacgacaacagTAATGGCCAGTaggcacacacttaatgtattgtgatATCTGTTGTAAAAATGTATGTttacattattatttttaaataatgtatatgttacgttccccagcaagAAACCAAATAATGTCACTCAAACAGAAGGGGGAACTAACAAAGTGTCATtgacaacaaacaaaacaaaacagatggagttttaggaggggttctaaaagacactcatgggggtcTCCACTGACAGATgactagcaacaacaactggaacctgaaagacacccaccatgagtgcCCACTGAATTTGCCCaagaggcaaacaaaagaaaaacccacaaCTTAAAGATAAGAAGCAAACCAAAAAGGTGGAGCAAAACAAAACCAGATAAAATATTGTTTGTCTAGAAAAATAGGGCGAGTCACCTAAAGGTGTTAACCCTCcgcatctatcaagacaacttaaatagcacctgggccagcacagggGAAACACCTTTCCACTAACGAGATGGCAAatagcacaggtgtaacacatactgactaacaagCTGACATCAATCAGTGCGCCCTACGTGCTAACAAGCTATACGTGCTAACGCTAATGGGCTATACGTGGTAAAGTCCAACCTTgaaacataaatggaaaaaccaatGCTTCTAATAGTATATTACTGCCTTCATTTTTGCTGGACTCCagtaagagtagctgctgccttggggtCACATACTGGTCCACGCGGAAGAGTGGAGGCTCCATGTTCAGGAATCACACTCTCACTACATGGAGTATTGACTATCCAGTGAGGTGAAACCTTCAGAATGTAGAAAGAAATGTGATAAATAGAGCCGACACATTTCCGCAGGTTGGCATTATTGGAATGACTCATGTACTGGAGGAAGCTCTGCAGGGTAGTCACTAGCTGCCACAGTCATAAAATATTATTTaaaacctaaccacactgctaaccttatgcctaacccttaTCTTAAATTAAGTCCAAAAAGCCTTTTTTCTTTTCCTTCATCTTTACaatatatagccaattttgacattgcagctggcccatctagtggaAATTGCTCAGTTCAGCCTCCAGGACAAGATCAAATTAAATTAAAGTTTACTGGTTGTGTACAGTTTTGCACATTTTATCACAGGTGCAGCAAAACAGTTATGTTTCTAGCTGTGTACAGATTCACCtcaataaatgtcaacctgccTCATTTCCCAATGAGCATGACAATCATATATGtacatttctatctgaatgtTCTTCAATGTTGCACCCTCCTAAACAGGCCCAGGTTCAGTGCGGTTGACTTTAGCTTGTCATACGTGGGAAGGACAGAGTGGGCGTCTGTCTTTAAACAAACTGGTTTTGTCTGGTTTACAGCTTATGCAGAGACAAAACCAGTTTGACTACACAGCGGTGACAAAATGGAGCCAAAACCTGAGGCTAGCAACAGTTGTTTACAGCTATGACACTTTATACTCTGCTACTCTGATATaggtcaatcaaatgtatttctaaagccctttttacatcagcagatgtcacaaagttccatacagaaacccagcctaaaaccataaacagcaagcaatgcagatgtagaagcacggtggctaggaaaaaaaccctagaaaggcaggaacctaggaagaaacctagcgaggaaccaggctctgaggggtggcaagTCCccttctgactgtgccgggtggagattataacagtgcgtggccattaaggccagattgttctccaagatgttcaaacgttcatagatgatgagcagggtcaaataataatcacagtggttgtagagagtgCACCTTGTCAGAACATCAGGAGTAAATGTCtcttggcttttcatagccgggCATTCAGAGGTTGAAAttgcaggtgtggtagagaggtagcacgtccggtgaacaggtcagggttccatagccgtagACAGAAGAGTGAAgtagcagcacgaccaggtgaactggggacagcaaggagtcatcaggccaggatgtcctgaggcatggtcctagggttcaggtcgagagaggggagggagagagaaatagagggggccaacacaggggcccctcaggggtgcgtgctcagccccctcctgtactccctgttcactcatgactgcacggccaggcacgactccaacaccatagtTACATTTGCcgaagacacaacagtggtaggcctgatcaccgacaacaacgagacagcctatagggaggaggtcagagacctggccatgtggtgccaggacaacaatctctccctcaacgtgatcaagacaaaggagatgattgtggactacaggaaaaagaggactgagcacgcccccattctcatcaatggtgctgcagtggagcaggttgagagcttcaagttccttggtgtccacttcaccaacaaactaacatggtccaagcacaccaagacagtcgtgaagagggaacgacaaaacctattccccctcaggagactgaaaagatttggcatgggtcctcagatcctcaaaaggtttacagctgcaccaccgagagcatcctgaccggttgcatcactgcctggtatggcaactgcttggcctccgaccgcaaggcactagagggcagtgcgaacggcccagtatatccctggggccaagctttctgccatccagtacctctataccaggcggtgtcagaggaaggccctaaaaattgtcaaagactccagccaccctagtcatagactgttctctctgctaccacatggcaagtggtaccagagcgccgtctaggtccaagaggcttctaaacagcttttaccccaagccacaagactcctgaacatctagtcaaatggctacccagactatttgctttgccccccctcccctctccacaccactgccactctgttgttatctatgcatagtcactttaattaacacaacctacatgtacatactacctcaactggccggtgcccccgcacatcgactctgtactggcaacccactgtatatattgttcttttttactgctgctctttaattacttgttactttaatctcttattcttatccatattttttgaaactgcagtgTTGtctaggggctcgtaagtaagcatttcactgttgtattcggcgcatagcccacgaagatctcctccaccACACAAGCTCGAGGGGTTAACATCTTCTGTGTCAGGCATATTTCATCCCTCTAACATGTCCATAGCAAGTGCAGGGAGATAGATATGTTACTGTGGTGATGGTTAGAACAGAAGTAGTAATTACATAGTCTGGTGGGAAATGTTTGTCACAGTCATATTGAAAAACATCCCAATCCAAAGCCATTCATCTGACACTTTACTGAAACTGATTTATTTAGGGGGGGATAATAGCAATGTAAAATAGTCATTATAGTCCTGAGCTCTTTAAAGTTCATTATCTTAAGTTTAAAAAAGCATTGAACTTTCTTTACGGCTCTCGATTTAAATCCTGTGTTTTACTGAATCAGTTACAGGAGATGTGTTTTTCAGTTCTTCTCAGATCCTCAACAGACAGTCATCACAACCATTTTATAGACTAAAACATGAATAAACTGAGGACGTAGCtcaaaatatttgttttaattCAAACGCATTTCAAATTATACAAACGACTAAGAACCAGCTTGACAAATGTGATGGTTTACTATTCATAACATGCTTcttaaaatatataaaaaatgctCCAAAAACAGTTCTGTACAATGTATTTACATTATCAACATGTACATACAAATTCCTTATTGAGAGGAATCGAAAGCACCAGTCCATGGATTCCAGCATGGGATGCAATGAGCATTTAAAACTGACATTTTGTCTCACTGCACTGAGCAATAAAATGAAGCCGTGTAATAGAGTGGACACATTACATAACCGGCATTGATAGTGTTAACATGGTCTTTGAAAGTATAAAAGCTGACATGGTTGAGTCTAGACTTTAATGGTTAGACTGAAGCATTTGGCAGTAAAGATGATCAAATTACTGAGAACAAGAGAGAGGTCCAAATACTGTGTTAAATGGCTGGTGCAAAAAGACTGACAACCTAAGAATagcacaaagtgctgtacagtatCTACAAACACTATCATAGAATGGGCTCTAGAAATCAGTAGTTGACTGGAGAACGTTTCAGCAGGTCGCCATTGCTAGTCATCTTCACACTCAAAATCCAATTTCAATCCTTCATTTCAACATTTAAAAGTGTCAATATTGGAGAGATCTGTCATTGTACTGGTGAGCATAAAGCTTGCCCAATTATCGATCTTGCAGGACAAGTCATGTTCATTATCCTCCATCCTCATGCCAGCCTCTCAGGCTAACCCAACCAGCCACAGCACCAAGTGCAACTCAGTGCACAGACAAACACCCCCCCCTAGCAATCCAGAACATTCAGATCAGGTGACCGTGTTGTAATTCTGCTTTCAGAGAGCGTACGCAGGTGGACCTACTTTGTTTGGCAATTCCGTGTATGAGAACTCAAATCAGCTGTACTTAGACTTAAGGTCCTCCCCTGTGTGAATTCCACAGTGGTTGATATTTGATTCTTTGGATCCTATTTCCATCCAGAAAAACAGGTAAGTGCAGTCCAAGGCACATGTTAGTGTCACAAAGTGGAAGTTGAGAGAGTTGATGGCCCTGACTGCTACACTATAGTTCCAGGTTTGGAGGAGCCCTCATGCCAGTAAAGTCTCTGGTCATCTGGATCCAAGCTGCAGTTCGTTTGGCTGTTGATGTAGGTTTCTGTTTGGTTCACATCTACATTGGGTCTGCAACACATACAGGATGTATACAGGTTAGGCTAGCAACAAAAAACTGATAATACAATCCAAGAAAAGAGACTTCTCCACTGGTGAAGTTATTTGAGTAATTTAACCCTGGGTTGTTACTTCATTGGAACACAGCACTGGAGAAATTAAATGGAACACTCCACCTTTAAGAGAGTTATATCCCAGTTTCAAAATGGCAGGTGTTAGTTAGTGTGTTCCACCAGGATTAAACTATTCACACACCTTAAAACAAAGCAGATGGACAGATGAACAACAAGCATCAAACACACGCAGGATTCAAATATCCAAAATGCAGGGTCACTTGCCTTCTTCCACAGATACCACCACTTCCAAAGCTGCTgccccaccacccccaccaccaccagtgtACACCACCATAGAGTAAAGAGTACTAGGACAACCAAAGCAgtcttgtgttgttgtttttttactgcCACGCACAAAATGAGTCACCACCAACACCATATAATCTGTGGCGGTAGTTTGTTTCTTCTCTCACCCTTTCTTTAGCGCGGGTGTTTAATTTCGGTGGTCAGAACTCAGTACCATGACAGGCACCAGAATCAAACCTCTCTAATGACCCTGTAGCCACTGCTGGCCCCGGCACCAGTCTATCACAGCTCCTCCACCCATACCCTGCTGTGGGACATCTGTGCACGAGAGGGCCAAAGGTCAGTGATAGTGATaatggggtgggagaggagacagCGGGGGTAACTGACAGTTTAAGTGGTGTATGTCTATGCACACCCCTTAAGAGAAATGTAACCGCTGGATGACAATTTGGTATGGCAGCTGAAAGAGATGGCAGAAATGAACAACAATCATAAAAGCCATGCAGTTCTCTTATcatagagaaggagaaagagacggCCCAAACAAACAGCTTTGATACTAATTGAAAAAGAGAAGCCCAAAGCACAGAGCAGGACATTGTTTAAGCTCACTTTTAAAAAAAACAAGCAAGCAATGAAGTCACGCTGAGGACAGACTGGTAGCTGGTTACTTACTACTATCGTGGGCTACACTTAGCAAAGGAGACTTTACTAAGCCTCTGGCTTCTGTAGCTGTGGGGCTGCTGCAGGGGACTGGAGCCCTGGCCCTGGGCCCAGCCGGAGCCCACAgccaggggaggaggaaggaaaggaggagaggtggtGGAGGATAAAGAGCTAGCAGGGACAAAGGCACAGCACCTCTGGCCATCAGGGATGTACCAAGAGTCCTTAGAGTGCTGGTAGGAGGAGCAAGAGGAGCCATATCTATGAAGAGAGCAGCCCAGTGGACAGTTAaagcaggagaagaagaagaaccaTTCCTAAGGCCAGTAAGATGAAGAGCTAACCACTGGCTGCGCAGACAGACGCTATAATCCATTTCAAGCAGCCATGCTAATTGGCCTGCAAGTGAGTGAGCACCAACTATCAAACTGTTTCCAACACTTCTGGGACATATCATGGTCAGCAAGGGAATGTCAGACACACAGGTCAAAATGGTGTGTGGCCGATAAAACCAAAGAGAAGCTTCATTTTTTCCAGGGAGCATCCATTCTCCACAATGACACAGTAGTGGTGTTTAGCTCCATTGTTAATTAAGTAGGATCAGGGACAGCCAATCAGATACGGAGCTGAATTGGGACTAAGAATGACTTCTCTCACCTGTTGTGGGCGtgctggctgtagtgagcggtgCCGTAGGAGGGGTAAGGCTGCTGCACCGGTAGGGGCATGTGGAACTCTGACATACCCCCTCCTAGGTGACCGCGCCAGCCTCCTTCTGTGGAGGACTGCTGTGACGAGACTGGAACAGAAACCACAACAAAGAAAAGTTACAATAGGATAATTTATCTCTGAGATATAGAACGCAAATGAGTGACTGAATGTTAGCATTCATTGACATGCTTGAATGCAGAGAAGGCTGATGCATGTCCTTTTGCATTGCCCATTTAAGTGAAACCAGATAATTGCCTTTGACTAACAGACTGGAATATCATTTTGTTTGCATGTGAGATGAGAGAGTTTGCAGGCTGTCTGTACCTGAGGAGTAGGATGTGTTCCTGCTGTAGGGAGCTGGCATGGTCTGGTAACCCAGGCTCTGCTGGGAACCCATCTGGTTGTAGTCGTAGGTCTGTGGTTGCTTGTGGCTTGCATTGCGCTGGTACCAGCCTTTCAGGTGCTCTGCCACCAGCGCCTTCTGGATGTTCTTGGTCAAATGTTCCGTCCTGGGCAGAGCTTGACGGTTCCTGGGCGGCCTCAGGGTGGCGTAGGGGTTCTGAGCCATACTGTCCATCTCGTCGTCACCATAGCGACTGCTGTACACATCATGTCCGTGGTTGGCCGGCGCGGCGTGGTATGAAGGGTTAACGTTGTAGTGACCCTCTAACTCGTTGTTGTACATGTAGACTCCATTAGAGTAGGGCTCTGGCTCTGTGTAGCTGGGGTAGCCCGTCACATAGTAGGCCGTGGTGGTGGGTCGTGGTGCCCGGGGGGGCTGGTATGTGTTGTAGCAGGCATCAGCCTGTGCCAAGTTGGGCATGCTGCCCGTGTTGGCATAGATGTTGCCCTTCCTGCCACGCCAGCGGTCCCTGGGGCGGTGGGTATGGTTCCCAGGCACTGTATACTCCGCGCTGGATTGGCTGGTGTAGGATGAGCCATCGTCCAGGACCTCTGTGCTGTTGCTGCGGCGGAACGGGACGAACGCTGGCGCCGGGGGTGTGGTCTCTTGAGACTGGGACTCCAGACTGCCACTCCGCTGGCGGAAATGCTGGGGGTCGTCATCTGACCTGGAAACGAACAACATCATGATGAACAACATGATCCTCCTTCTTATATACAGAGTTAGATTGATCACTACCTGACATAGGGTTAGAAATCCCATCCAGAAGTTATACAGAGGACAAAGGTCtagacaggacgctagtctaATTGGGCCTCCTGGTCGGTGTTGAGGAGCATCAGAGGCATCTTTGTATGTGAGGGGTGTACGGAGGTCATGGAggccagggcctgtattcacaaaacaTCTCAGAGTAGAAAATTGGTGCTGAGAACAAACATTTTACTCCTACTcttatgggtaaaaataaaagctATACATGAAGCCTCTTTAGTAATAAGAGTCCCACCTAGTCGACATATTTAGGACACTTCATGAGCTGTCCTAACCAGTTAAGAGTTaccagcaggtgtcttgataatagAAAAATGCAGCAAGTCAGTGGTTCCTGTTTTGATATTTCTACATGATCAACCCATAAATAATCTAAACCTACATGCAACAGTACCTCTTCCACTTTTGATAATGATTTCTTATGAGGCCTATTTCACATGATACACCTAAATAAACAATGTTTTTCTTTCACTTATTGAATTACCTACATTGTCATTTCAAGTTATCCCTTTGGAGCGCAACATCAGGTTGTTAAAACAGTCTGAATTGGGCATGCCTTAACGTTTGGCAGTTGAATTCGCCTTGATCCTAGGGTTATGTTAACTTGATTGTGTTCGATGAAAGTTAGATCTTTTAAACACTGTATGCAACATTATCGGCAAGTGACTTGATGCCTACTGTGCCAAAAATATTTAGAGTTGTTAGACAGGAGTGACAAGTGTATTGATAAAACAGTTTTATTGTAAACATTCAGCTGTTAACAACAATCTGAATTTGTTAAAAAAGCCTTATGCATGCCAACATATTAGGCAATAATAAAGAGTAGGCAAAGTGATCGTGTCAGGCTAAAATTACAAGCATTTTGACCATTGCAAAATTTGATGTACCGTCACATTCACTGTGGTTGTCTGAATGGTGCTATATAGTTCACAGAGTACTATGTCTCATCGCGATTGGCTATTCCCCATCATTTGCAGCATGTCAATGAGCGTCATCACTATCTTTACTTTGCGGTACCTCGAACTGTCATGATTAACAGTTGAATCATTTTTACAAGTTGATTTTACTCCTGGCTCAGAGTTTGTCTGAGCAGTCTTTTAACATTGTCCTAAAATCTGCTCTGAGCTGGGAGATTCTTTGTCTTAAAACAGGTTTGAAAAGGATTCCTAGGACctttctgagatgctttgtggatacgggcctgACCTACCTGAACTGGATGCTGCTGTAGGCATTACGGGTGAGGAGGGGGGTGGGAGGCATGCTGTGTGCAGAGGCAGGCTTGTGGCTCGATAAGGCATCTTGGTGATTGTAGTAGAAAGGTTCCTGGACTTTGCCATAATTTAATCTGAAACACAGATAAGAACCATGCCTTTCCCAGACTTGGAGCTTCTACCTTGATTACAcggcctctccctctcctcgccACTCAAAACATAATATTAAAGCTGTATCCTTGTGTGCAGGGATTTCAGTCATCATTTTCACCTGGATGACTGTCATTTCATAGGTCATTGATCTTTCGCTTCATGGAACGGTAAACAAATAACATTACCAAACAGTAGCAGTAGAactcctgctctcctctctcccagcagCATATCATCCAAGTCATTTGGTAAATGTTCACGCAGTGAGCGAATACGTTCAAATTCAGAGTTTCCAGAGCAGCTTTCCGGTCCCAGACTATTTTCCCCTCCTTGGGATTGTGGTTTCTTCCTTAGCAGGCAGAGACATGCTTACTGCTGTCTATTTCTTTTTTTACATGGAGCGTGTTGGGGCTGATAAGAGAAGGTTGTGGgggcagcaggagaagaggctgGTAGGAATGCAGGCAGCTCTCCCTGGTTCTCCTCTACAGGTCTATACTCGCTGATGCTCCCTGGGCCCCAAGAATAACAGTCTGAAACAGACTGGGTAACAAAACAACCCAGAGCCAGGAGAGCTGTAGCCAGTGGCCAGGCCCGTGCAAGAGCTCTTACCTGTTGTTGGGGCTGAGGTCCTGGGACTGCTCGTGGGCTGAGGCCAGTCGGTCAGACTGGTAGTGGAGGCTCAGGGTTTCTGAGTGGTGGGGCCGGGGAGAGTACTGCACAGAATGGGACTGTTGCCTTTGGCCTCCCAGATCCTCGTCTAAAACACACAGGTGAACAGAAGGAACTGTCATTGTCACAGCCTGCTAAAAGCTATGGGGATGCTACAGATGTGAACAGAGAATATAGCTAATGTATGTATGATATAACCTCCGTAGCACTCACCATCGTCCAGAGTAAGACTGTCGGACAGTGAGCTGAGTTCTGCAAGGTTCACATCATCTGAGAAAAGGGGAGAAACGGAGGTTGCTTGTGTTAGGCTTTTCATTAGAGGCCACATCTGATAGAAACCCATGTCCTGAagtcttctttctttctttcagacTAGTACAGACAAGGCGCTTCTGACAGGAATTGTGATTCCTCAGTATGCTACAGTCAATCTAAACTGTGTTATCACTGTGACTGTATGCAATGTCTGGCTGTTGGTAAGGCGTGGTGTAGGCTACCTGCTATGATTATTGATGCTCTCTGGGTGGGCTTTTTGCCCGTCTTGATCCTGTATTTGTTGATCTCCTCCTCAATCTCCTGCAGCTTCCTCATGGCGTCCAGGcagttcctcctcctcttcttcttcaccGTCTTACAGAGCTCAGCCTCGTTGGCTAGTTTCTTGGCCGCTTCCACGATCTTCTGCTGCAGGGCAAACATGCTCTCCAGGTTTCTGAGATGGGGATCCTGCAGGACAAGAAGACACAGTAGAAACAGATGAGATTAGTAACTTGCACACAGGCACGCAGATCAGTGCAAAGGGGATATTCACAGAATAAAAGAAGCATATTCATCACTAGAAATTCCTTATCCTGGTCGTATATAGAGAatgtcctccacacacacacacacaaacacacacacacacgattaaaATGTTGCATTACAATGTCAGTCAAGTCTAAGATTTATTAGCCAAAAGAACACATAATATTTATGACAGCCAGTGCTCCCATCCTGTGACTCCTATACTAACCGCATCATAGGGGAAGAGGTCGTCCAGTTTGAAGGCTGTCCCCATGCGCCGACGCACCGCGGGGGGCTTTTCACCCGAGTCCAGAGGGTACTCTTTAGGCAGCCTGCCTGTCAGGTCCtggaaaaacaaaaagagaacAATCAGCAGTGATATAATCTAATTGAAATTATTTCATTCAAGTACTGATGAAGATGCTTACAGCTTCTCGCAGGCAGATCTTCTTGAGCTCCTCTAGTTTCTGAGTCAGAGAGTCCTGCAAGTCCTTCTCTTTATTCTTCAGGTCAGCAATCTTCTCCTTCTTTAACTCCTCGCTCACATCAGAGTCTCCTGACCCTGCATCAGGCAGATATTCTATTAAAACCATTATGATCACTTCAATCTCATCTAATCAGCATTTGTCTTTATGAAGTCAATAGGACCGATATGTCCGTCAAGCATTGTCCATTGTTAGCTCATTGTCTACCTGCTGAGATGAGGGATCTGTTGCTGGCCATGATGAGCTGGTC
Protein-coding sequences here:
- the LOC115143398 gene encoding FERM domain-containing protein 4B-like isoform X4; this translates as MAISQHQFYLDRKQSKSKVTTARSLGDIAMDLTEIGAPRISKLSSMESKDQLIMASNRSLISAGSGDSDVSEELKKEKIADLKNKEKDLQDSLTQKLEELKKICLREADLTGRLPKEYPLDSGEKPPAVRRRMGTAFKLDDLFPYDADPHLRNLESMFALQQKIVEAAKKLANEAELCKTVKKKRRRNCLDAMRKLQEIEEEINKYRIKTGKKPTQRASIIIADDVNLAELSSLSDSLTLDDDEDLGGQRQQSHSVQYSPRPHHSETLSLHYQSDRLASAHEQSQDLSPNNRLNYGKVQEPFYYNHQDALSSHKPASAHSMPPTPLLTRNAYSSIQFRSDDDPQHFRQRSGSLESQSQETTPPAPAFVPFRRSNSTEVLDDGSSYTSQSSAEYTVPGNHTHRPRDRWRGRKGNIYANTGSMPNLAQADACYNTYQPPRAPRPTTTAYYVTGYPSYTEPEPYSNGVYMYNNELEGHYNVNPSYHAAPANHGHDVYSSRYGDDEMDSMAQNPYATLRPPRNRQALPRTEHLTKNIQKALVAEHLKGWYQRNASHKQPQTYDYNQMGSQQSLGYQTMPAPYSRNTSYSSVSSQQSSTEGGWRGHLGGGMSEFHMPLPVQQPYPSYGTAHYSQHAHNRYGSSCSSYQHSKDSWYIPDGQRCCAFVPASSLSSTTSPPFLPPPLAVGSGWAQGQGSSPLQQPHSYRSQRLSKVSFAKCSPR
- the LOC115143398 gene encoding FERM domain-containing protein 4B-like isoform X3; translated protein: MTEGRLCQVHLLDDRKLDLMVQPKLLSRDLLDLVSSHFNLKEKEYFGISFIDDTGQSKWLQLDRRVLDHDFTKKTGPLELKFLVRFYIEKITFLKENTTVELFFLNAKSSVFNEIIEVESENVFKLAAYALQEAKGDYTSVESSRSDLNKLPVLPTRVLREHPSLVYCEDRVIEHYENLKGLSRGQAIVRYLALVESLPTYGVHYYPVKDKQGLPWWLGVSYKGIGQYDLEDKLKPRKLFQWKQLENLYFREKKFAVEVNDPDRRIVSRRTFGQTGLVIHTWYASHSLIKTIWVMAISQHQFYLDRKQSKSKVTTARSLGDIAMDLTEIGAPRISKLSSMESKDQLIMASNRSLISAGSGDSDVSEELKKEKIADLKNKEKDLQDSLTQKLEELKKICLREADLTGRLPKEYPLDSGEKPPAVRRRMGTAFKLDDLFPYDADPHLRNLESMFALQQKIVEAAKKLANEAELCKTVKKKRRRNCLDAMRKLQEIEEEINKYRIKTGKKPTQRASIIIADDVNLAELSSLSDSLTLDDDEDLGGQRQQSHSVQYSPRPHHSETLSLHYQSDRLASAHEQSQDLSPNNRSDDDPQHFRQRSGSLESQSQETTPPAPAFVPFRRSNSTEVLDDGSSYTSQSSAEYTVPGNHTHRPRDRWRGRKGNIYANTGSMPNLAQADACYNTYQPPRAPRPTTTAYYVTGYPSYTEPEPYSNGVYMYNNELEGHYNVNPSYHAAPANHGHDVYSSRYGDDEMDSMAQNPYATLRPPRNRQALPRTEHLTKNIQKALVAEHLKGWYQRNASHKQPQTYDYNQMGSQQSLGYQTMPAPYSRNTSYSSVSSQQSSTEGGWRGHLGGGMSEFHMPLPVQQPYPSYGTAHYSQHAHNRYGSSCSSYQHSKDSWYIPDGQRCCAFVPASSLSSTTSPPFLPPPLAVGSGWAQGQGSSPLQQPHSYRSQRLSKVSFAKCSPR
- the LOC115143398 gene encoding FERM domain-containing protein 4B-like isoform X1, with amino-acid sequence MTEGRLCQVHLLDDRKLDLMVQPKLLSRDLLDLVSSHFNLKEKEYFGISFIDDTGQSKWLQLDRRVLDHDFTKKTGPLELKFLVRFYIEKITFLKENTTVELFFLNAKSSVFNEIIEVESENVFKLAAYALQEAKGDYTSVESSRSDLNKLPVLPTRVLREHPSLVYCEDRVIEHYENLKGLSRGQAIVRYLALVESLPTYGVHYYPVKDKQGLPWWLGVSYKGIGQYDLEDKLKPRKLFQWKQLENLYFREKKFAVEVNDPDRRIVSRRTFGQTGLVIHTWYASHSLIKTIWVMAISQHQFYLDRKQSKSKVTTARSLGDIAMDLTEIGAPRISKLSSMESKDQLIMASNRSLISAGSGDSDVSEELKKEKIADLKNKEKDLQDSLTQKLEELKKICLREADLTGRLPKEYPLDSGEKPPAVRRRMGTAFKLDDLFPYDADPHLRNLESMFALQQKIVEAAKKLANEAELCKTVKKKRRRNCLDAMRKLQEIEEEINKYRIKTGKKPTQRASIIIADDVNLAELSSLSDSLTLDDDEDLGGQRQQSHSVQYSPRPHHSETLSLHYQSDRLASAHEQSQDLSPNNRLNYGKVQEPFYYNHQDALSSHKPASAHSMPPTPLLTRNAYSSIQFRSDDDPQHFRQRSGSLESQSQETTPPAPAFVPFRRSNSTEVLDDGSSYTSQSSAEYTVPGNHTHRPRDRWRGRKGNIYANTGSMPNLAQADACYNTYQPPRAPRPTTTAYYVTGYPSYTEPEPYSNGVYMYNNELEGHYNVNPSYHAAPANHGHDVYSSRYGDDEMDSMAQNPYATLRPPRNRQALPRTEHLTKNIQKALVAEHLKGWYQRNASHKQPQTYDYNQMGSQQSLGYQTMPAPYSRNTSYSSVSSQQSSTEGGWRGHLGGGMSEFHMPLPVQQPYPSYGTAHYSQHAHNRYGSSCSSYQHSKDSWYIPDGQRCCAFVPASSLSSTTSPPFLPPPLAVGSGWAQGQGSSPLQQPHSYRSQRLSKVSFAKCSPR
- the LOC115143398 gene encoding FERM domain-containing protein 4B-like isoform X2, whose protein sequence is MTEGRLCQVHLLDDRKLDLMVQPKLLSRDLLDLVSSHFNLKEKEYFGISFIDDTGQSKWLQLDRRVLDHDFTKKTGPLELKFLVRFYIEKITFLKENTTVELFFLNAKSSVFNEIIEVESENVFKLAAYALQEAKGDYTSVESSRSDLNKLPVLPTRVLREHPSLVYCEDRVIEHYENLKGLSRGQAIVRYLALVESLPTYGVHYYPVKDKQGLPWWLGVSYKGIGQYDLEDKLKPRKLFQWKQLENLYFREKKFAVEVNDPDRRIVSRRTFGQTGLVIHTWYASHSLIKTIWVMAISQHQFYLDRKQSKSKVTTARSLGDIAMDLTEIGAPRISKLSSMESKDQLIMASNRSLISAGSGDSDVSEELKKEKIADLKNKEKDLQDSLTQKLEELKKICLREADLTGRLPKEYPLDSGEKPPAVRRRMGTAFKLDDLFPYDADPHLRNLESMFALQQKIVEAAKKLANEAELCKTVKKKRRRNCLDAMRKLQEIEEEINKYRIKTGKKPTQRASIIIADDVNLAELSSLSDSLTLDDDEDLGGQRQQSHSVQYSPRPHHSETLSLHYQSDRLASAHEQSQDLSPNNRLNYGKVQEPFYYNHQDALSSHKPASAHSMPPTPLLTRNAYSSIQFRSDDDPQHFRQRSGSLESQSQETTPPAPAFVPFRRSNSTEVLDDGSSYTSQSSAEYTVPGNHTHRPRDRWRGRKGNIYANTGSMPNLAQADACYNTYQPPRAPRPTTTAYYVTGYPSYTEPEPYSNGVYMYNNELEGHYNVNPSYHAAPANHGHDVYSSRYGDDEMDSMAQNPYATLRPPRNRQALPRTEHLTKNIQKALVAEHLKGWYQRNASHKQPQTYDYNQMGSQQSLGYQTMPAPYSRNTSYSSVSSQQSSTEGGWRGHLGGGMSEFHMPLPVQQPYPSYGTAHYSQHAHNRPNVDVNQTETYINSQTNCSLDPDDQRLYWHEGSSKPGTIV